The following coding sequences are from one Lolium rigidum isolate FL_2022 chromosome 6, APGP_CSIRO_Lrig_0.1, whole genome shotgun sequence window:
- the LOC124664153 gene encoding uncharacterized protein LOC124664153, with product MMSGNNQQQSAEEQHELARKHAAAVATSRQWSSQTESRIVRVSRVFGGKDRHSKVKTVKGLRDRRVRLSVPTAIQLYDLQDRLGLNQPSKVVDWLLNAARHEIDKLPPLQFPPHQVDLMDHMMTSSSMPLMPHVDDKFCHFAAAAGEGVKPGAEDVGRFGYHRFMGLNSNSLGIVNGGMPYNFTGSESWNNNSVQESSGAGSPQAVSIAAAAHHSTFPSLLSLAPRSHQLVYYSSEADQFPVDDLGSQNLSLSSARAFHDQTES from the coding sequence ATGATGAGCGGCAATAACCAGCAGCAGTcggcggaggagcagcacgaGCTAGCGCGGAAGCACGCGGCTGCGGTGGCGACGTCGCGGCAATGGTCGTCCCAGACGGAGTCGAGGATCGTGCGCGTGTCCCGGGTCTTCGGCGGCAAGGACCGCCACAGCAAGGTGAAGACCGTCAAGGGACTCCGCGACCGGCGGGTACGGCTGTCGGTGCCGACAGCGATCCAGCTCTACGACCTGCAGGACCGCCTGGGCCTTAACCAGCCCAGCAAGGTCGTTGACTGGCTGCTCAACGCCGCCCGCCACGAGATCGACAAGCTGCCGCCGCTCCAGTTCCCGCCGCATCAGGTCGACCTCATGGACCACATGATGACCTCCTCCTCCATGCCGCTCATGCCGCACGTCGACGACAAGTTTTGCCACttcgcggcggccgccggcgaagGCGTGAAGCCCGGGGCCGAGGACGTGGGGAGGTTCGGATACCACCGGTTCATGGGGCTCAACAGCAACTCCTTGGGTATTGTCAACGGCGGGATGCCTTACAACTTCACCGGCAGCGAGTCATGGAATAACAACAGCGTGCAGGAGAGTAGCGGCGCAGGCTCGCCGCAGGCCGTCTCGATCGCTGCGGCGGCTCACCACTCGACGTTCCCGTCGTTACTCTCCTTGGCTCCGAGGTCTCATCAGCTGGTGTACTATTCGTCGGAGGCCGATCAGTTCCCAGTAGACGACCTGGGCTCACAAAACTTGTCCTTGAGCTCCGCTAGAGCTTTCCATGATCAGACGGAAAGCTAG